One Nocardioides oleivorans DNA segment encodes these proteins:
- a CDS encoding GNAT family N-acetyltransferase yields MSVRRDPHGIPHVRAATLLDLAFEQGRVTAHDRAWQLTVERLRGEGRVGALGGSAAWDAFAADLDLADTAQRGLSALDAESQAFFAAYADGVRAGFAEGATSPELASVDAPGEWQPWSSLAVFLVQHVLFAGFPTTLWAASVEPGLDPRLASLLGVEPPHGSNAFAVGPSRTRSGAPLIGADPHRVFESPGIYQQVGLACDELDVVGLAFPGVPGVQHFGHTGHVAWAVTNAMADYQDVSVVGGRLVVRTPTSELGDVGLGAILPLLRARTVADVDAALEHWVEPVNNVLVADTTGRVLHRVAGRVPVRAGDAWTGWVDLPRTEVGHDEVAVTANDRTDDRWDALAGRFAPPWRRDRIASLLASGPVDGDLVDVGRAASVLTDHHDPSGGHLLDLLIGLDDLPEPSAALVERLREWDGSMAAGSVVAGAYAAVRDAVVAAIVADPLLAPARAAAPPIHAEVLAPWWHLPSRIARVLPDLVRDPPTGLDLDQMARSALAQVAALPDQTWGDRHRLTPIHAHADLRLDVAPYLPSVAGSPLDGDLECVAATAWIPGTDMSVSGPIARLVWDLSPPPGGRARSRWAVPLGASGIPGDPHHDDQLTAWKDGTLLPVTPLPATSPTFALRAVSPATDAPLLHGWFTEPRAAFWGMGARTLEEVGEIYGWIAEQPHLTARLALLDDHPVGLVQTYDPFVDEIGEHYDRRPGDLGVHLFLADDAARAGHTAELTAYLVAQVFADPAVHRVVLEPDVDNTRSLALLLRLGAELGPVTEVPAPMPDLPAKRAQFAFLPRPA; encoded by the coding sequence GTGAGCGTCCGGCGGGACCCGCACGGCATTCCGCACGTCCGAGCCGCGACCCTGCTCGACCTCGCGTTCGAGCAGGGCCGCGTCACCGCGCACGACCGCGCCTGGCAGCTCACCGTCGAGCGCCTGCGCGGCGAGGGCCGGGTCGGCGCGCTGGGCGGGTCTGCCGCCTGGGACGCCTTCGCCGCCGACCTCGACCTCGCCGACACCGCCCAGCGCGGGCTCTCGGCGCTCGACGCGGAGTCGCAGGCCTTCTTCGCGGCGTACGCCGACGGGGTGCGCGCGGGCTTCGCCGAGGGCGCGACCTCTCCCGAGCTCGCGTCGGTCGACGCGCCGGGGGAGTGGCAGCCGTGGTCGTCGCTGGCGGTCTTCCTGGTGCAGCACGTGCTCTTCGCCGGCTTCCCGACCACGCTCTGGGCCGCGTCGGTGGAGCCCGGCCTCGACCCGCGGCTCGCCTCGCTGCTCGGCGTCGAGCCGCCGCACGGCAGCAACGCCTTCGCCGTCGGGCCGTCCCGGACGCGCTCCGGTGCCCCGTTGATCGGCGCCGACCCGCACCGGGTCTTCGAGTCGCCGGGGATCTACCAGCAGGTCGGGCTCGCGTGCGACGAGCTCGACGTCGTCGGACTGGCCTTCCCCGGCGTCCCGGGCGTGCAGCACTTCGGCCACACCGGCCATGTCGCCTGGGCGGTCACCAACGCGATGGCCGACTACCAGGACGTGTCCGTCGTCGGTGGCCGCCTGGTCGTGCGTACGCCGACCAGCGAGCTCGGCGACGTCGGGCTCGGCGCGATCCTCCCGCTGCTGCGCGCGCGGACGGTCGCCGACGTCGACGCCGCGCTCGAGCACTGGGTCGAGCCGGTCAACAACGTGCTCGTCGCCGACACCACCGGGCGCGTGCTGCACCGGGTCGCGGGCAGGGTGCCGGTGCGAGCCGGCGACGCGTGGACGGGCTGGGTCGACCTGCCGCGCACCGAGGTCGGTCACGACGAGGTCGCGGTCACCGCCAACGACCGCACCGACGATCGGTGGGACGCCCTGGCCGGTCGCTTCGCCCCACCGTGGCGCCGCGACCGGATCGCCTCCCTGCTCGCCTCCGGCCCGGTCGACGGAGACCTGGTCGACGTGGGACGCGCGGCCTCCGTGCTCACCGACCACCACGACCCGTCCGGCGGCCACCTGCTCGACCTGCTGATCGGGCTCGACGACCTGCCGGAGCCCAGCGCCGCCCTCGTCGAGCGGCTCCGGGAGTGGGACGGCTCGATGGCGGCCGGCTCGGTGGTCGCCGGTGCCTACGCCGCCGTCCGCGACGCGGTCGTCGCCGCGATCGTGGCCGACCCGCTGCTGGCCCCGGCGCGCGCCGCCGCGCCGCCGATCCATGCCGAGGTGCTCGCGCCGTGGTGGCACCTGCCGTCGCGGATCGCCCGCGTGCTGCCCGACCTCGTGCGCGACCCACCGACTGGGCTGGACCTCGACCAGATGGCACGCTCGGCGCTCGCCCAGGTCGCCGCGCTGCCCGACCAGACATGGGGCGATCGGCACCGGCTCACCCCGATCCACGCGCACGCCGACCTGCGCCTCGACGTGGCGCCGTACCTCCCCTCCGTCGCGGGCAGTCCGCTCGACGGCGACCTCGAGTGCGTGGCCGCCACCGCGTGGATCCCCGGCACCGACATGTCGGTCTCCGGGCCGATCGCCCGCCTCGTGTGGGACCTCAGCCCGCCTCCGGGCGGCCGTGCGCGGAGTCGCTGGGCGGTCCCGCTGGGCGCCTCGGGGATCCCGGGCGATCCCCATCACGACGACCAGCTCACCGCCTGGAAGGACGGAACCTTGCTCCCTGTCACCCCACTCCCTGCCACCTCACCCACCTTCGCCCTCCGAGCGGTCTCACCCGCCACGGATGCGCCGCTGCTGCACGGCTGGTTCACCGAGCCGCGCGCGGCCTTCTGGGGCATGGGCGCCCGCACGCTCGAGGAGGTCGGCGAGATCTACGGCTGGATCGCCGAGCAGCCGCACCTCACCGCCAGGCTCGCGCTCCTCGACGACCACCCGGTCGGGCTGGTGCAGACCTACGACCCGTTCGTGGACGAGATCGGCGAGCACTACGACCGGCGCCCCGGCGACCTCGGCGTGCACCTCTTCCTCGCCGACGACGCCGCCCGCGCCGGCCACACGGCCGAGCTGACGGCGTACCTCGTCGCGCAGGTCTTCGCCGACCCCGCCGTGCACCGCGTGGTCCTCGAGCCCGACGTCGACAACACCAGGTCGCTCGCCCTGCTCCTGCGCCTCGGCGCCGAGCTCGGGCCGGTCACCGAGGTCCCCGCGCCGATGCCCGACCTGCCGGCCAAGAGGGCGCAGTTCGCGTTCCTGCCCCGCCCGGCCTGA
- a CDS encoding helix-turn-helix domain-containing protein yields the protein MQNVVALDAEVAAALRAQLAEVADSVVLAIIDEVPSYAGALTGRMGEVIRNAVQLALGGFLTLASQQGLEAPRAPAMEGAYQLGRGEARSGRTAEALLAAYRVGARTSWHDMADTAVRAGIDASQLASFAELVFAYIDELSAASVAGHTDELESSGRVRQRNLERLARALLNGAPADAVNAAAERADWEPPGALTAVVLPESQVSHALTALDPRTLQPTDEVPGLPEGHASLLVPSTGSATARRTLLRALRGTDAVVGPSTPWLEVAGSHRRALRCAALGLSGLVDSDDHLAALVLAADAEARAELRARVLAPLADLRPSTADKLTDTLRSWLLNHGRRDAVAEELFVHAQTVRYRVQQLREVYGDRLEDPAFVLDATLALA from the coding sequence GTGCAGAACGTGGTGGCCCTCGACGCCGAGGTGGCCGCCGCCCTCCGCGCGCAGCTGGCCGAGGTCGCGGACAGCGTGGTGCTGGCGATCATCGACGAGGTGCCGAGCTATGCCGGGGCCCTGACCGGGCGCATGGGCGAGGTGATCCGCAACGCGGTCCAGCTCGCGCTCGGCGGCTTCCTCACGCTGGCGTCGCAGCAGGGCCTCGAGGCGCCGCGCGCGCCGGCGATGGAGGGCGCCTACCAGCTCGGCCGCGGCGAGGCGCGCAGCGGTCGTACGGCCGAGGCGCTGCTCGCGGCCTACCGTGTCGGCGCCCGCACGTCGTGGCACGACATGGCCGACACCGCCGTCCGGGCCGGCATCGACGCCAGCCAGCTGGCGAGCTTCGCCGAGCTGGTCTTCGCCTACATCGACGAGCTGTCCGCGGCCTCGGTCGCCGGGCACACCGACGAGCTCGAGAGCAGCGGGCGTGTGCGGCAGCGCAACCTCGAGCGGCTCGCGCGCGCCCTCCTCAACGGCGCGCCGGCCGACGCGGTCAACGCCGCCGCCGAGCGGGCCGACTGGGAGCCGCCGGGCGCGCTGACGGCGGTGGTGCTGCCGGAGTCGCAGGTCTCCCACGCCCTCACCGCCCTCGACCCCCGCACGCTCCAGCCGACCGACGAGGTGCCCGGCCTGCCGGAGGGCCATGCGTCGCTGCTCGTGCCGTCGACGGGGTCGGCCACTGCGCGTCGTACGTTGCTCCGGGCCCTGCGCGGCACCGACGCGGTCGTCGGCCCGAGCACCCCCTGGCTCGAGGTCGCGGGCTCGCACCGGCGGGCGTTGCGCTGCGCGGCTCTGGGGCTCTCCGGGCTCGTCGACTCCGACGACCACCTCGCCGCCCTCGTCCTCGCCGCCGACGCCGAGGCCCGCGCCGAGCTCCGCGCCCGGGTGCTCGCGCCCCTCGCCGACCTGCGTCCGTCGACGGCCGACAAGCTCACCGACACGCTCCGCAGCTGGCTGCTCAACCACGGCCGCCGCGACGCCGTCGCCGAGGAGCTCTTCGTCCACGCCCAGACCGTCCGCTACCGCGTGCAGCAGCTCCGGGAGGTCTACGGCGACCGGCTCGAGGACCCGGCGTTCGTGCTCGACGCGACGCTGGCGCTCGCCTGA
- a CDS encoding ferredoxin reductase, with the protein MSTTLEPPVRGNRMRDHLVRAAEAATTPYLPSDFMDLFAPLRSGADLRGRIESVHPETADAATIVIRPGADWAGHVPGQYLRIGIDVDGVRQWRAYSLTHGPRRDGRISITVKAVPDGLVSNHLVHEAKPGTLVHLEQADGEFVLPPAGGKFLMVTAGSGITPVIGMLRNLFPSTDEGVLRPARSAVHDIVVVHVAPSRPHSIFIRDLEALDAAGAIRLVARYDDEHGVLDVDHLADLVPDLAERATLACGPAGLLDALGAHHEGAGISLTTEQFRTSRVEPGEGGTVAFACGTTLDLDGATPILDAAEEAGKLMPSGCRMGICMGCVIPLREGSVRDLRDGAITTAVPGESGAVKVQTCINAAAGPCHFDH; encoded by the coding sequence ATGAGCACGACTCTCGAGCCGCCCGTCAGGGGCAACCGCATGCGCGACCACCTGGTCCGCGCTGCCGAGGCCGCGACCACGCCCTACCTCCCGTCCGACTTCATGGACCTCTTCGCCCCGCTCCGCTCGGGCGCCGATCTCCGTGGCCGCATCGAGTCCGTGCACCCCGAGACCGCCGACGCGGCGACGATCGTGATCCGCCCCGGCGCCGACTGGGCCGGCCACGTGCCCGGCCAGTACCTCCGCATCGGGATCGACGTCGACGGCGTACGCCAGTGGCGGGCCTACTCCCTGACCCACGGCCCGCGCCGCGACGGCCGCATCTCGATCACGGTCAAGGCCGTGCCCGACGGCCTGGTCAGCAACCACCTCGTCCACGAGGCGAAGCCCGGCACGCTCGTCCACCTCGAGCAGGCAGACGGCGAGTTCGTCCTCCCTCCCGCCGGCGGCAAGTTCCTCATGGTCACCGCCGGCTCCGGCATCACGCCGGTCATCGGGATGCTGCGCAACCTCTTCCCGAGCACCGACGAGGGCGTCCTGCGTCCGGCCCGCAGCGCGGTCCACGACATCGTCGTCGTCCACGTCGCGCCGAGCCGCCCGCACTCGATCTTCATCCGCGACCTCGAGGCCCTCGACGCCGCCGGTGCGATCCGCCTCGTGGCCCGGTACGACGACGAGCACGGCGTCCTCGACGTCGACCACCTCGCCGACCTGGTCCCCGACCTCGCCGAGCGGGCGACCCTGGCCTGCGGGCCGGCCGGCCTGCTCGACGCCCTCGGCGCCCACCACGAGGGCGCGGGCATCAGCCTCACCACCGAGCAGTTCCGCACCTCGCGGGTAGAGCCGGGCGAGGGCGGCACCGTCGCCTTCGCGTGCGGCACCACCCTCGACCTCGACGGCGCGACGCCCATCCTCGACGCCGCCGAGGAGGCCGGGAAGCTCATGCCGAGCGGCTGCCGGATGGGCATCTGCATGGGCTGCGTGATCCCGCTGCGCGAGGGCAGCGTGCGCGACCTGCGCGACGGAGCCATCACCACCGCCGTCCCCGGCGAGAGCGGCGCCGTGAAGGTGCAGACCTGCATCAACGCCGCCGCCGGCCCGTGCCACTTCGACCACTGA
- a CDS encoding fatty acid desaturase family protein — MTTIQKKAVLGQANPIAHLTEADIEQLGHELDAIRQEVLDTRGASDAAYIRKVIDTQRKLELGSRAVLLFSAFPPAWVLGTLGLSVSKILDNMEIGHNILHGQWDWMRDPKIHSSVWEWDMASPAEQWKHSHNELHHTYTNVIGKDNDLGYGIMRVDEDQTWTPASLAQPVFCFINAVFFEYGIAAYDLELGAVIAKKQTKDPDFRRRAKQVLTKIRKQATKDYVVHPALSIPTGSFLPTLAANFTANVVRNLWSNSVILCGHFPEGVETFEKRSIEGETKGEWYVRQMLGSANISGSKALHIMTGNLSHQIEHHLFPDLPSNRYAEIAPKVQALFEKYDLTYCARPMPQQVASAWHKVIRLSLPNGWLATTNKKNAPQQLAVLYKMATGDRRTRRLLGRKLESESRAMSKAA, encoded by the coding sequence ATGACCACCATCCAGAAGAAGGCCGTCCTCGGCCAGGCCAACCCGATCGCGCACCTCACCGAGGCCGACATCGAGCAGCTCGGCCACGAGCTCGACGCCATCCGCCAGGAGGTGCTCGACACCCGTGGCGCCAGCGACGCGGCGTACATCCGCAAGGTCATCGACACCCAGCGCAAGCTCGAGCTCGGCTCCCGCGCGGTGCTGCTGTTCAGCGCCTTCCCGCCGGCCTGGGTCCTCGGCACGCTCGGCCTGAGCGTCTCCAAGATCCTCGACAACATGGAGATCGGCCACAACATCCTGCACGGCCAGTGGGACTGGATGCGCGACCCGAAGATCCACTCCAGCGTCTGGGAGTGGGACATGGCCTCGCCGGCCGAGCAGTGGAAGCACAGCCACAACGAGCTGCACCACACGTACACCAACGTGATCGGCAAGGACAACGACCTCGGCTACGGCATCATGCGCGTCGACGAGGACCAGACCTGGACGCCGGCCTCGCTGGCCCAGCCGGTGTTCTGCTTCATCAACGCCGTCTTCTTCGAGTACGGCATCGCCGCCTACGACCTCGAGCTCGGCGCGGTCATCGCCAAGAAGCAGACCAAGGACCCCGACTTCCGCCGCCGCGCCAAGCAGGTCCTCACCAAGATCCGCAAGCAGGCCACCAAGGACTACGTCGTCCACCCCGCGCTGTCGATCCCGACCGGCTCGTTCCTGCCGACTCTCGCGGCCAACTTCACCGCCAACGTCGTGCGCAACCTCTGGTCCAACTCCGTCATCCTCTGCGGCCACTTCCCCGAGGGCGTCGAGACCTTCGAGAAGCGCTCGATCGAGGGCGAGACCAAGGGCGAGTGGTACGTCCGCCAGATGCTCGGCAGCGCCAACATCTCCGGCTCGAAGGCCCTGCACATCATGACCGGCAACCTGTCGCACCAGATCGAGCACCACCTGTTCCCGGACCTGCCCTCGAACCGCTACGCGGAGATCGCGCCGAAGGTCCAGGCCCTCTTCGAGAAGTACGACCTCACCTACTGCGCGCGTCCGATGCCGCAGCAGGTCGCGTCGGCCTGGCACAAGGTCATCCGGCTCTCGCTGCCGAACGGCTGGCTCGCCACGACGAACAAGAAGAACGCGCCGCAGCAGCTCGCCGTCCTCTACAAGATGGCCACCGGTGACCGTCGGACGCGCCGCCTCCTCGGCCGCAAGCTCGAGAGCGAGTCGCGCGCGATGTCGAAGGCCGCCTGA